The following coding sequences are from one Deltaproteobacteria bacterium window:
- a CDS encoding RluA family pseudouridine synthase, producing the protein MDATSGTRHSITAATEDSGKRLDRFLAEKIPTLSRSRIKRLIEGSYVTIGPREETDPGAKIRPGDTVAITIPEPAPLSLSPRPVEFTVLHEDRHIIVLEKPAGLTVHPGAGREETTLVHGLLHHCSDLRGIGDVMRPGIVHRLDKDTSGIMVVAKDDESHSGLVRQFASGLVEKTYLALVSGHMKTPAGEIRGAIGRHPVHRKRMAVLPAGGRDAWTEWRVQEEFPGASLLVVRIRTGRTHQIRAHMSFIGHPLLGDPLYGGPTRLDIRGRHVSISRQMLHAHRLCLVHPVTGEKMAWETPMPGDMETVAARLREMGRSP; encoded by the coding sequence ATGGACGCCACCTCGGGAACCCGGCATTCCATCACCGCCGCGACTGAAGATTCGGGCAAGCGGCTCGACAGATTCCTCGCCGAGAAGATCCCCACCCTGTCACGTTCCCGAATCAAGCGTCTCATCGAAGGCTCCTATGTCACAATAGGTCCACGCGAGGAAACGGACCCAGGGGCCAAGATCAGGCCTGGGGACACGGTCGCGATAACGATTCCCGAGCCCGCGCCACTCTCCCTCTCCCCCCGCCCCGTGGAGTTTACCGTCCTCCATGAGGACCGGCATATCATCGTGCTCGAAAAACCCGCGGGACTCACGGTCCACCCTGGCGCAGGCCGGGAAGAAACGACCCTCGTGCACGGACTCCTCCACCACTGCAGCGATCTTCGCGGCATCGGAGACGTGATGCGCCCAGGGATCGTCCACCGCCTCGACAAGGACACCTCTGGCATCATGGTGGTAGCGAAGGACGACGAGAGCCACTCGGGTCTCGTTCGGCAATTCGCGTCGGGATTGGTGGAAAAGACCTATCTCGCTTTGGTCTCCGGACACATGAAGACCCCTGCAGGGGAGATCCGGGGAGCCATCGGGCGCCACCCCGTCCATCGAAAGAGGATGGCCGTTCTCCCCGCTGGCGGAAGGGACGCATGGACCGAATGGCGCGTACAAGAGGAGTTCCCCGGGGCAAGTCTCCTTGTGGTCAGGATCAGGACCGGCAGGACCCACCAGATCCGTGCCCACATGAGTTTCATCGGACACCCCCTCCTCGGAGACCCACTATACGGAGGACCGACGCGCTTGGATATTCGCGGACGCCATGTCTCCATTTCCCGCCAGATGCTCCACGCCCACAGGCTCTGCCTCGTACATCCTGTTACGGGCGAGAAGATGGCATGGGAGACGCCGATGCCAGGGGACATGGAGACCGTAGCCGCAAGGCTACGGGAGATGGGACGCTCCCCATAG
- a CDS encoding Y-family DNA polymerase, translated as MPPSFALVDCNNFYVSCERVFDPSLRRVPVIVLSNNDGCVIARSEESKALGISMGAPFHEVRGIVHRHGVRVFSSNFPLYGDMSRRVMATLADFTPSMEIYSIDEAFLDLSGVPGKDLADYARCIRETVFKWTGIPVSIGIAPTKTLAKIANRIAKKDAKQDGVFDMRNPAIQGEILHRIAIEDVWGIAGRLGRRLREAGIDTAGRLREADLSFLRRRFGVVIARICQELKGISCLPLDRVETPRKQILASRAFGTRITEYQDMAEAVASHAARAAERLRGQGSVAGAVMTFIRTSPFTSRDAWYQNTALVSLPCPSQDTAILIGAALAGLKRIFRKGYRYQKAGILLLDLAQCGPTQGDLFTRSDPAREERSRRLMRTMDAINRRMGRGTVFHAAQGVSGRWRMKAGNLSPAYTTRWSDLPQAR; from the coding sequence ATGCCCCCCTCCTTTGCCCTTGTGGACTGCAATAATTTCTATGTCTCGTGCGAGCGTGTCTTCGATCCTTCGCTCCGGCGTGTGCCTGTCATCGTCCTGTCCAACAACGACGGATGCGTGATCGCCCGCTCCGAAGAGAGCAAGGCCCTCGGGATCTCCATGGGGGCGCCGTTTCATGAGGTTCGTGGGATCGTCCACAGGCACGGGGTCCGGGTCTTTTCCTCCAACTTCCCCCTCTACGGCGACATGTCCCGGCGGGTCATGGCTACACTTGCTGATTTCACCCCCAGCATGGAGATCTACTCCATCGACGAGGCATTTCTCGATCTCTCTGGCGTGCCAGGCAAGGACCTTGCGGACTATGCACGGTGCATTCGGGAGACGGTCTTCAAATGGACCGGGATCCCGGTCTCCATAGGGATCGCCCCCACGAAGACCCTCGCCAAGATTGCGAACCGGATCGCCAAAAAGGACGCAAAACAGGACGGGGTCTTTGACATGCGGAATCCGGCCATTCAAGGCGAGATCCTCCACCGTATCGCTATAGAGGACGTCTGGGGCATAGCAGGACGATTGGGACGCCGGCTCAGGGAGGCCGGCATAGATACAGCCGGAAGGCTCAGGGAGGCCGATCTCTCGTTCCTCCGGCGGCGCTTCGGCGTGGTCATCGCCCGCATCTGTCAGGAGCTCAAGGGCATCTCCTGCCTGCCCCTTGACAGAGTTGAGACGCCGAGAAAGCAGATCCTCGCCTCCCGCGCCTTCGGGACCCGCATCACAGAATACCAGGACATGGCGGAGGCGGTCGCGAGCCACGCGGCCAGGGCCGCGGAAAGGCTGAGGGGTCAGGGTTCAGTGGCAGGGGCGGTCATGACCTTCATCCGGACGAGCCCATTCACCAGCCGGGATGCCTGGTATCAGAACACGGCCCTTGTCTCCCTCCCCTGCCCCAGCCAGGACACGGCCATCCTCATCGGCGCGGCCCTCGCAGGCCTTAAAAGGATCTTTCGAAAGGGCTACCGGTACCAGAAAGCAGGCATCCTTCTCCTCGATCTGGCCCAGTGCGGTCCTACGCAAGGAGACCTCTTCACGCGTTCCGACCCCGCTCGGGAAGAGCGATCTCGCCGACTCATGCGAACCATGGACGCCATCAACCGCCGTATGGGACGGGGGACGGTCTTTCATGCCGCACAAGGGGTCAGCGGACGATGGCGCATGAAGGCCGGTAACCTCTCCCCTGCCTATACCACCAGATGGAGCGACCTTCCCCAGGCGCGATGA
- a CDS encoding 4Fe-4S binding protein produces the protein MERHSLLKRVARIVFDQDPEDRIDLFALFPRIKRFFRERRLHGAVRTAGDVVFTFIIFSGLFGPQAPDRNVTIFLSWGIWWPTVVLGWFLFGRMWCGFCPFPGVGRVLQKVGLGLERPIPRVLQKYGVYWSVALFALIIWLEETTEMKESPRETAFLILAIVLGAAVCAVLYPKQAWCRYLCPMGRIIGVGATMAFTEFRPDHNKCRSCSTFACKRGSGAGNGCPVYLGAFNVRNNLDCLVCGHCLKLCDRDSPMLNLRSPFSELVLNKGRFITCTFIIPFLMGSQIARFVKEGLLHPWFHHDNPLYMEMVAFSLLLALGFFLVYGAVRLGAILFGVTEDESFGRFSPMIPIFVPLSFAGELVIRLNYTLTYAQDFFPTLGRQFGLGLGTWTFSLSQWFLPILDVVVITCSALAGGHILSRFIHGDFEGMVTRKRHLAVLGVIWGFVFLYLGLLVPYV, from the coding sequence ATGGAACGGCACTCGCTCCTTAAAAGGGTCGCCAGGATCGTGTTCGATCAGGACCCCGAGGATCGTATCGACCTTTTTGCCCTTTTCCCCCGAATCAAGCGTTTTTTTCGGGAAAGGAGGCTGCACGGTGCGGTCCGTACGGCCGGAGACGTGGTCTTTACCTTTATCATCTTCTCTGGTCTCTTCGGACCCCAGGCGCCGGACCGGAACGTGACGATCTTTCTTTCCTGGGGGATATGGTGGCCGACGGTCGTCCTCGGCTGGTTTCTTTTCGGGCGCATGTGGTGCGGTTTCTGTCCCTTTCCAGGCGTGGGGCGCGTCCTTCAGAAGGTCGGACTCGGTCTTGAAAGACCCATTCCTCGGGTCCTGCAAAAATACGGAGTGTATTGGTCAGTGGCCCTGTTCGCCCTCATCATCTGGTTGGAAGAGACGACCGAAATGAAGGAGTCACCCAGGGAAACGGCCTTTCTCATCCTTGCCATCGTGTTGGGTGCTGCCGTATGCGCGGTTTTGTATCCCAAACAGGCCTGGTGCCGATATCTCTGCCCCATGGGACGGATTATAGGGGTCGGTGCCACCATGGCTTTTACAGAGTTTCGACCGGATCACAACAAGTGTCGGTCATGCAGCACGTTTGCATGCAAACGGGGAAGTGGGGCGGGAAATGGATGTCCGGTATATCTCGGCGCCTTCAACGTGCGGAACAATCTGGATTGTCTCGTCTGCGGCCATTGTCTAAAGCTCTGCGACCGCGACTCTCCCATGCTCAATCTTAGAAGCCCTTTTTCGGAGCTCGTCCTGAACAAGGGACGATTCATCACGTGTACCTTCATCATCCCCTTTCTCATGGGCTCCCAGATTGCGCGCTTTGTCAAGGAAGGCCTCCTCCATCCCTGGTTTCACCACGACAATCCCCTTTACATGGAGATGGTGGCCTTCTCCCTTCTGCTGGCCTTGGGATTTTTTCTCGTTTATGGGGCCGTCAGATTGGGGGCCATCCTCTTCGGTGTGACCGAGGACGAGAGTTTTGGCAGGTTTTCCCCCATGATCCCCATCTTTGTTCCTTTGTCCTTTGCTGGTGAGCTCGTCATCAGGCTCAATTACACCCTCACCTATGCCCAGGATTTTTTTCCGACCCTCGGCAGGCAATTCGGTCTCGGGCTTGGCACATGGACCTTCTCCCTTTCTCAGTGGTTCCTTCCGATCCTCGATGTGGTGGTCATTACGTGTAGCGCACTTGCAGGGGGCCATATCCTGTCTCGGTTCATCCACGGAGATTTCGAGGGGATGGTGACCAGAAAGAGACACCTGGCCGTCCTGGGGGTCATCTGGGGTTTTGTCTTCCTCTATCTCGGATTGTTAGTGCCTTACGTCTGA
- the umuD gene encoding translesion error-prone DNA polymerase V autoproteolytic subunit — protein MYGEETRPVRIPCGLLAEVTAILDRYRRRRGPTQGPGRIMPVTTPSISLPIPLYESRISAGFPSPADDSLEAALDLNAYLVKNPAATFLVRVEGDSMIGAGIHHGDIIVVDRSLEAKDGKVIVAVLNGELTVKRLRYRDSRPVLFPENPKYPPIPVEDDADFLVWGVVTSVLHKV, from the coding sequence ATGTACGGCGAGGAGACACGGCCGGTCCGCATCCCGTGCGGCCTCCTTGCCGAGGTCACGGCCATTCTCGATCGCTACCGTAGGCGTCGTGGTCCCACTCAGGGGCCGGGTAGGATAATGCCAGTCACGACGCCGAGTATCTCCCTGCCGATCCCCCTCTATGAGAGCCGGATCTCTGCCGGGTTCCCTTCTCCAGCGGACGACTCCCTCGAGGCCGCGCTCGATCTCAACGCCTATCTTGTGAAGAACCCGGCCGCCACGTTCCTCGTCCGGGTGGAGGGGGATTCCATGATCGGCGCTGGGATCCACCACGGAGACATAATCGTCGTGGACCGCTCCTTAGAGGCCAAGGACGGCAAGGTCATCGTGGCGGTCCTGAACGGAGAGCTCACTGTAAAAAGGCTCAGATACCGTGACAGCAGGCCTGTCCTCTTTCCGGAAAATCCGAAATATCCCCCGATACCTGTGGAGGATGACGCGGATTTCCTTGTCTGGGGCGTGGTGACGAGCGTCCTTCACAAGGTATAG
- the galU gene encoding UTP--glucose-1-phosphate uridylyltransferase GalU: MKVKKAVIPVAGLGTRFLPATKAIPKEMLTIVDRPTIQYIVEEVVASGVKEVVLVTASGKSAIENHFDYSFELETFLAQKGKIDLLREVRNISRLIDVVSVRQKEPLGLGHAVLVSESVVGDNPFVVVLGDDLVVSEVPCVFQMLKVFEEYEESVVAVQRVPQEEAHQYGIVEGEEVAPGIWKVTRLVEKPPRGTTSSNLAIIGRYILRPEIYSALHRTLPGLGGEIQLTDALDILRRDRVLYAYEFQGNRYDAGDKFGYLQATVSFALEHPELGGRFREYLREIVRKFD, encoded by the coding sequence GACCCGGTTTCTACCGGCGACCAAGGCGATTCCCAAAGAGATGCTCACCATTGTGGACCGGCCGACGATCCAGTACATCGTCGAGGAGGTCGTGGCCTCCGGGGTGAAGGAGGTTGTTCTTGTCACGGCGTCTGGCAAATCGGCTATTGAGAACCATTTCGACTACTCATTCGAGCTCGAGACCTTTCTCGCCCAGAAGGGGAAGATCGATCTACTGCGGGAGGTCCGAAACATCTCACGTCTCATAGACGTGGTCTCCGTCCGGCAGAAGGAGCCCCTTGGCCTCGGTCATGCGGTACTTGTCTCGGAAAGCGTCGTGGGCGACAACCCATTCGTCGTGGTCCTCGGAGATGACCTTGTTGTCTCAGAGGTCCCTTGCGTCTTCCAGATGCTCAAGGTCTTTGAGGAATACGAGGAGTCTGTTGTGGCCGTGCAGAGGGTCCCTCAGGAAGAGGCACACCAGTACGGTATCGTCGAGGGCGAGGAAGTGGCCCCCGGGATCTGGAAGGTGACGCGGCTCGTGGAAAAGCCCCCCAGGGGGACCACGAGTTCCAATCTCGCCATCATCGGAAGATATATACTGAGACCCGAGATCTATTCCGCCCTCCACCGGACCCTTCCGGGGCTGGGGGGTGAGATCCAGCTCACTGACGCCCTGGATATCCTCAGGCGGGATCGTGTCCTGTACGCATACGAGTTTCAGGGAAACAGATACGACGCCGGAGATAAGTTCGGTTATCTTCAGGCCACCGTGAGCTTCGCGCTGGAGCACCCGGAACTCGGGGGAAGGTTCCGGGAGTATCTCCGGGAGATCGTCAGGAAATTCGATTGA
- a CDS encoding CarD family transcriptional regulator produces the protein MFKVGDLAVYPAHGVGRIEAIEKRSVGGDEYTFYVMRILENDMKILIPQSNAGQVGLRQLISDQEIEKVFAILREKDVEFTPQTWNRRYREYTERIKTGSIFDLAAVLRDLFLLQVEKPLSFGERKMMDTARNLLVKEISIAQHKNEEDVAAWIESVFKASSVEGGLPA, from the coding sequence ATGTTCAAAGTGGGGGATCTTGCGGTATATCCCGCCCACGGGGTGGGACGGATCGAGGCGATAGAAAAAAGGTCGGTGGGCGGAGACGAATACACCTTCTATGTCATGAGGATCCTCGAAAACGATATGAAGATCCTGATTCCCCAGAGCAATGCCGGCCAGGTGGGACTGCGTCAGCTCATCTCGGACCAGGAGATTGAAAAGGTCTTTGCCATCCTTCGGGAAAAGGACGTGGAATTCACCCCTCAGACATGGAACCGCCGATACCGGGAATATACCGAACGCATCAAGACGGGCTCTATCTTCGATCTTGCCGCAGTGCTGCGCGATCTCTTTCTCCTGCAAGTAGAAAAACCCCTTTCCTTCGGAGAGCGGAAGATGATGGATACGGCGAGAAATCTCCTCGTAAAAGAGATCTCCATAGCCCAGCATAAGAACGAAGAGGACGTAGCCGCATGGATCGAATCAGTGTTTAAGGCCTCCAGCGTCGAGGGAGGATTGCCGGCATGA
- the priA gene encoding primosomal protein N', translated as MPSEGAVSVPECGDLLVDILLPIHAPHPFTYRLSVGESAPPRGVRVLVSVGSREMVGVFWGPAQTPFVDGDRIKEVGLILDEEPLFPDSLLVLLERASAYYLYPLGMVLAEALPPGLLSPKGSRIEKIRKARRKRPTSIDLPAWPSVRPERFTDEQAAAISRILPAVDQGGFRTFLLFGVTGSGKTEIYLEATRRSLELGKDVLFLVPEISMTTQAAGHFRARFGEDVIVLHSGLTEAQRIEGWQRVRKGTGRVVVGTRSAVFAPVADLGLVVVDEEHDPSYKQESGFRYNGRDLAILRAQIASAPVILGSATPALSSYQNAISGRYELIHLTKRVEDRPLPEVIVVDRRRKGDVQRRPRQGEGLPRWMTPPLFHAMEETLGRKEQVLLFLNRRGFATFVFCPDCGHVFRCPHCEVTLTWHRGKDPGDWREEGGGTLRCHYCGQVWPALPVCPACGGHAVRATGYGTERVAEDVRALFPDIRVERLDRDTVQGRRKRMDGIVQAFHEGAIHVLVGTQMVTKGHDFPRLTLVGILSADLSLNIPEYTAGERTFQLLSQVAGRAGRAGLPGRVIIQTWNPGHYAVECATRHDYAAFFEREAALRKDHLYPPFASMVNIRLTGAKKDMVEKAGVAIAQEGRRLASMPSLSGPVEILGPSPAPLARLKGSHRHQVLFRSRSRAALRAVILPIASSMSRSFPGVRVEVDVDPVQLL; from the coding sequence ATGCCTTCCGAAGGGGCCGTTTCCGTACCGGAATGCGGGGATCTCCTTGTGGATATCCTCTTGCCCATCCATGCCCCACATCCATTTACGTACCGGCTTTCGGTGGGGGAGAGTGCCCCTCCCAGAGGGGTGCGGGTCCTTGTCTCCGTTGGTTCCCGGGAGATGGTCGGGGTCTTCTGGGGGCCTGCCCAAACGCCCTTTGTGGATGGGGATCGGATCAAGGAGGTGGGCCTTATCCTCGACGAAGAGCCACTCTTTCCCGATTCCCTTCTCGTCCTTCTGGAAAGGGCATCAGCGTATTATCTCTATCCCCTTGGCATGGTCCTTGCCGAGGCACTTCCTCCCGGGCTCCTTTCTCCTAAGGGGAGCAGGATCGAGAAGATTCGAAAGGCGCGCAGGAAAAGGCCTACCTCTATCGATCTGCCTGCCTGGCCATCCGTGCGGCCCGAAAGATTCACGGACGAACAGGCGGCGGCCATTTCGCGGATTCTGCCTGCAGTGGATCAGGGAGGTTTTCGGACCTTTCTCCTCTTTGGTGTCACGGGAAGCGGCAAGACCGAGATCTATCTCGAGGCCACACGACGCTCTCTCGAACTAGGCAAGGACGTCCTCTTCCTCGTCCCCGAGATCTCCATGACCACACAGGCCGCCGGTCACTTCCGTGCCCGTTTTGGAGAGGATGTGATCGTGCTTCACAGCGGTCTTACAGAGGCCCAGCGCATCGAGGGATGGCAACGGGTGCGGAAGGGGACCGGCCGGGTGGTTGTGGGGACCCGCTCCGCCGTTTTCGCTCCTGTCGCAGATCTGGGTCTCGTGGTGGTGGACGAGGAGCATGACCCTTCGTATAAGCAGGAAAGCGGTTTTCGTTACAACGGGCGGGATCTGGCCATCCTGCGCGCACAGATCGCCTCAGCTCCCGTGATCCTGGGCTCTGCCACCCCTGCGCTTTCCAGTTATCAAAACGCCATTTCGGGAAGATACGAACTCATCCATCTTACGAAACGGGTGGAAGATCGTCCCCTGCCTGAGGTCATAGTCGTGGATCGGCGGAGGAAGGGGGATGTCCAGAGGCGTCCCCGGCAAGGTGAGGGGCTTCCACGCTGGATGACGCCTCCCCTTTTCCATGCCATGGAGGAGACCCTCGGCCGCAAGGAACAGGTCCTTCTCTTTCTCAACCGAAGGGGATTTGCCACATTCGTTTTCTGCCCGGATTGCGGACATGTGTTCCGGTGCCCCCACTGCGAGGTCACCCTCACCTGGCATCGCGGAAAGGACCCCGGAGACTGGCGGGAAGAGGGGGGCGGGACGCTGCGGTGTCATTACTGCGGGCAGGTCTGGCCGGCCCTTCCCGTGTGTCCGGCCTGTGGAGGGCATGCGGTCCGGGCCACTGGCTATGGGACGGAGCGGGTTGCAGAGGACGTCCGGGCACTTTTCCCCGATATCCGTGTGGAGAGGCTTGACCGGGACACGGTTCAGGGCAGAAGAAAAAGGATGGATGGCATTGTCCAGGCCTTTCACGAAGGGGCGATCCATGTCCTTGTGGGTACCCAGATGGTCACGAAGGGGCACGACTTTCCCAGACTTACCCTCGTGGGTATTCTCTCGGCGGATCTTTCCCTGAACATACCCGAGTACACCGCTGGTGAGCGTACCTTTCAGCTCCTCTCTCAGGTTGCCGGACGAGCGGGCCGGGCCGGGCTTCCAGGAAGGGTGATCATCCAGACATGGAACCCCGGTCATTACGCCGTGGAGTGTGCGACCCGGCATGACTACGCGGCCTTTTTCGAGCGGGAGGCCGCCCTTCGGAAGGACCATCTCTACCCTCCTTTCGCAAGCATGGTGAACATTCGGCTCACAGGGGCAAAAAAAGACATGGTAGAGAAGGCAGGCGTTGCGATCGCACAGGAAGGCCGGCGTCTTGCATCCATGCCGTCTCTTTCGGGGCCTGTGGAGATCCTCGGGCCTTCTCCGGCCCCGCTCGCGCGGCTCAAGGGAAGCCATCGGCACCAGGTCCTTTTCAGGTCCCGGTCCCGCGCTGCCCTGCGGGCCGTGATCCTTCCCATTGCCTCGTCCATGTCCCGTTCCTTTCCGGGGGTCCGCGTGGAGGTAGACGTGGACCCGGTTCAGCTCCTGTAG